A single genomic interval of Flavihumibacter rivuli harbors:
- a CDS encoding ABC transporter permease yields the protein MNKILIIIQREFLSRVQKKTFLLSTILLPLFIFGFYALIIYFSVKSEDNLKIAIADQGQQISNKLQSDPSLNFIQVDQADAAALQQQLNEKKFDGYIIIPANYNAEKGDTLVYASNSNVGLMTKEKIERRINAAFEKNRLKNLLAPGVTLAQVDSAKSSVNLKVAKGGEKSGSTGFAYALGFICGILIYMVLFIYGSMVMRGVMEEKTNRIAEVMVSSVKPFQLMLGKIIGIGAVGLVQFLIWGVLIFALQALVPVFFPGAMEVAAQHSNDLPNMNGNTKQVEMIRQVMQNLNSVNIGLIVFCFFFYFLGGYLLYSSLFAAVGSAVNEDPQDAQSLMLPITMPIIFSFVIMTQAINKPDGALALFGSLFPLSSPIVMMARLPYGVPAWQLALSFVLLILGFIFTAWLAARIYRVGILMYGKKPTWKELWKWAFAKI from the coding sequence ATGAACAAGATATTGATCATCATACAAAGGGAATTTCTTTCCAGGGTGCAGAAAAAAACATTCCTGCTCTCTACGATATTACTCCCCCTATTCATTTTTGGATTCTACGCCCTTATCATTTATTTCAGTGTCAAGAGCGAGGATAACCTGAAGATCGCGATCGCCGACCAGGGTCAACAGATCAGCAACAAACTGCAGAGCGACCCTTCACTGAACTTTATCCAGGTTGACCAGGCCGATGCAGCTGCATTGCAACAACAACTCAATGAAAAGAAATTCGATGGCTATATCATCATCCCGGCCAATTACAATGCAGAGAAAGGGGACACATTGGTCTATGCCAGCAATTCCAACGTGGGCCTCATGACCAAGGAAAAGATAGAACGAAGGATCAATGCTGCTTTTGAAAAGAACAGGCTGAAGAACCTGCTTGCACCAGGGGTTACCCTGGCCCAGGTAGACAGCGCCAAATCATCCGTCAACCTGAAAGTGGCCAAGGGCGGGGAGAAGAGTGGCAGCACAGGATTTGCCTATGCATTAGGATTCATTTGCGGCATCCTCATCTATATGGTCCTCTTCATTTACGGGTCCATGGTGATGCGCGGTGTAATGGAAGAAAAGACCAACCGCATCGCGGAGGTAATGGTAAGCAGTGTAAAACCATTCCAACTCATGCTGGGAAAGATCATTGGTATCGGCGCGGTAGGGCTGGTCCAATTCCTGATCTGGGGTGTCCTGATCTTTGCACTGCAGGCATTGGTGCCGGTATTCTTCCCCGGAGCCATGGAAGTAGCCGCCCAGCATTCCAATGATCTCCCGAATATGAATGGCAATACCAAGCAGGTGGAAATGATCAGGCAGGTCATGCAAAACCTCAACTCCGTGAATATCGGGCTGATCGTCTTTTGTTTCTTCTTTTATTTCCTTGGTGGCTACCTGCTCTATTCTTCCCTCTTTGCAGCGGTGGGTAGTGCAGTTAACGAAGACCCTCAAGATGCCCAATCCCTGATGCTCCCCATCACCATGCCGATCATTTTTTCCTTCGTGATCATGACGCAGGCCATCAACAAACCAGATGGGGCACTGGCCTTGTTTGGCAGTCTTTTCCCCTTATCCTCACCCATCGTCATGATGGCAAGGCTTCCCTACGGTGTACCGGCATGGCAACTGGCATTATCCTTTGTGCTCCTGATCCTTGGTTTCATCTTTACTGCCTGGCTGGCCGCAAGGATCTATAGGGTAGGCATATTGATGTATGGCAAGAAGCCTACCTGGAAAGAATTGTGGAAATGGGCATTTGCCAAGATCTGA
- a CDS encoding ABC transporter ATP-binding protein, protein MALLDVRNLRKYYATQKAVDDISFSIQPGSIFGLLGPNGAGKTTLLRMITGIFLPDEGEIIFDGKPFDPANDIVRIGYMPEERGLYKKMKIGEHALYLAQLKGLSKAEALEKVKEWFIKFDMQSWWSKKVEDLSKGMGQKLQFVTTVLHEPKLIILDEPFSGLDPVNANLIKDEIYQLAKRGCTIIFSTHRMEQVEEICDHIILVNKGKKILDGNVDGVKQQFKENIFKLSFDKETALHTSSGFELIRQKGNEAMIKLKDGQSTNDVLSQLIGEGHGIRGFQEVLPSLNDIFIRLVNDSTATTRQFLAN, encoded by the coding sequence ATGGCCTTATTGGATGTCAGGAATCTCAGAAAGTATTACGCTACCCAGAAAGCGGTGGATGATATCAGCTTTTCCATCCAGCCCGGCAGCATATTCGGACTGCTTGGTCCCAACGGTGCAGGCAAGACCACTTTGCTGCGCATGATCACCGGCATTTTTCTTCCCGATGAGGGAGAGATCATTTTTGATGGCAAACCCTTCGATCCTGCCAACGACATTGTACGCATTGGCTACATGCCTGAGGAAAGGGGATTGTACAAAAAGATGAAGATCGGTGAACATGCCCTCTACCTTGCACAACTGAAAGGATTATCCAAGGCCGAGGCACTGGAAAAAGTAAAGGAATGGTTCATCAAGTTTGACATGCAAAGCTGGTGGAGCAAAAAGGTGGAAGACCTGAGCAAGGGCATGGGCCAGAAACTGCAATTCGTGACCACGGTCCTGCATGAACCCAAACTCATCATCCTGGACGAACCCTTTAGCGGGCTGGACCCCGTGAATGCCAACCTCATCAAGGATGAGATCTACCAATTGGCCAAGCGGGGGTGCACGATCATCTTCAGCACGCACCGGATGGAGCAGGTGGAAGAGATCTGTGACCATATCATCCTGGTGAACAAAGGGAAGAAGATCCTAGATGGCAATGTAGACGGTGTGAAGCAGCAATTCAAGGAGAATATTTTCAAACTGAGCTTTGACAAGGAGACAGCCCTGCATACCTCCTCCGGCTTTGAACTTATCCGCCAGAAAGGCAATGAGGCAATGATCAAACTGAAAGATGGACAGTCCACCAATGATGTCCTTTCCCAACTTATTGGCGAAGGGCATGGTATCAGGGGATTCCAGGAAGTGCTCCCCTCATTGAACGACATCTTTATCAGGCTGGTGAATGATAGCACTGCCACTACCCGCCAGTTTCTTGCCAACTAA
- a CDS encoding NAD(P)/FAD-dependent oxidoreductase, giving the protein MKQVISLQVSPAEAADHQSIKQYIASASSRRPEEVTGFHILKKSIDARGRNVRINLTLDAFIGEPFVERTIPGIHFNDVSKASQKVIIIGAGPCGLFAALQLIEMGVKPIILERGKDVRARRRDLAALNKEGVVNPESNYCFGEGGAGTYSDGKLYTRSNKRGSIDRILHLLVRFGADERILYEAHPHIGTNKLPHIITAIREQIQEAGGDFLFEQKVTGFQVADGTINGVITAKGDRFHADAVILATGHSARDIFTLLHDHQILIEAKPFALGVRIEHPQELIDSIQYHCPARGEYLPPASYSLVQQVNGSGVFSFCMCPGGIIAPASTNPGELVVNGWSPSKRNNPFANSGMVVEIPVGSESAMLSRELMGTPLSGMFFQEAVERKAFEAGGGKLVAPALRMTDFANRKVSTSLPDCSYLPGINGAALWDVLPGFVYTNLAEAFKEFGKKMRGYYTQDAVVVATESRTSSPVRIPRDPHRLEHPQVKGLYPAGEGAGYAGGIISAAMDGEKVARAIITALTGKEF; this is encoded by the coding sequence ATGAAGCAAGTCATCAGTCTACAGGTGAGCCCGGCTGAAGCCGCAGACCACCAGTCCATCAAGCAATATATTGCCAGCGCCAGCTCCCGAAGGCCGGAAGAGGTAACGGGGTTCCATATCCTGAAAAAATCCATTGACGCAAGAGGGAGGAATGTGCGGATCAACCTGACACTGGACGCATTCATAGGCGAGCCCTTCGTGGAAAGGACCATTCCCGGCATCCATTTTAATGATGTAAGCAAGGCCAGCCAAAAGGTGATCATCATTGGTGCCGGTCCCTGCGGCCTTTTCGCCGCCCTGCAACTTATAGAGATGGGCGTAAAACCCATTATCCTGGAAAGGGGTAAGGATGTGCGGGCGAGGAGGCGCGACCTGGCAGCCCTGAACAAGGAAGGTGTGGTCAACCCGGAAAGCAATTACTGTTTCGGCGAAGGCGGAGCAGGCACTTATAGTGACGGCAAGTTGTATACACGCAGTAACAAAAGGGGTAGCATCGACCGTATCCTCCACCTTTTGGTGCGGTTTGGGGCCGATGAACGTATCCTTTATGAAGCCCACCCGCATATTGGCACCAATAAACTCCCCCATATCATCACCGCTATCCGTGAACAGATCCAGGAGGCAGGTGGTGATTTCCTGTTCGAACAAAAAGTGACCGGCTTCCAGGTCGCTGATGGCACCATCAATGGGGTCATAACGGCAAAGGGCGACCGATTCCATGCAGATGCAGTGATCCTTGCCACCGGCCATTCGGCCCGGGATATCTTTACCCTCCTGCATGACCATCAGATCCTTATCGAAGCCAAACCCTTTGCGCTGGGCGTTCGTATAGAACATCCCCAGGAACTGATCGATAGTATCCAATACCATTGTCCTGCCAGGGGTGAATACCTGCCGCCTGCTTCTTACAGCCTGGTGCAACAGGTAAATGGAAGTGGCGTCTTCTCCTTTTGCATGTGCCCCGGAGGCATCATCGCCCCTGCTTCGACCAACCCGGGCGAATTGGTGGTGAATGGCTGGAGTCCTTCCAAAAGAAATAATCCCTTTGCCAATTCAGGCATGGTGGTTGAGATCCCGGTAGGCTCCGAATCGGCTATGCTTTCCCGTGAGTTAATGGGAACACCCCTTTCCGGAATGTTTTTCCAGGAGGCAGTGGAAAGGAAGGCCTTCGAAGCTGGCGGGGGAAAATTGGTAGCCCCGGCCCTCAGGATGACAGATTTTGCCAACAGGAAGGTGAGCACTTCCCTGCCCGATTGCTCATACCTGCCCGGCATTAATGGCGCTGCCCTGTGGGATGTACTTCCTGGATTCGTTTACACCAACCTGGCAGAAGCTTTCAAAGAATTCGGCAAAAAGATGCGGGGCTATTATACCCAGGATGCTGTTGTGGTAGCCACGGAATCGAGGACATCCTCCCCTGTCCGCATTCCCAGGGACCCCCACCGGCTGGAGCACCCACAGGTGAAAGGGCTTTATCCCGCTGGCGAAGGTGCAGGCTATGCAGGCGGCATCATTAGTGCAGCTATGGACGGGGAAAAAGTTGCCCGTGCCATCATTACCGCACTTACCGGAAAAGAATTCTGA